From Sporosarcina sp. Te-1, the proteins below share one genomic window:
- a CDS encoding SRPBCC family protein: MPIIKHDIFINAPINVCFDLSRNVDVHRETTSNTKEKAIEGVTVGLMENGDTVTWEATHLGVKQKLTAKIIEMEKPYKFTDVMVKGAFHSFTHIHEFIECGTGTTMKDTFTYKSPFGMLGVIADKLFLEKYMRNFIVNRAKELKRIAEKK, encoded by the coding sequence ATGCCTATTATCAAACACGATATTTTTATCAATGCACCTATCAATGTTTGTTTTGACCTTTCGAGAAACGTAGATGTACACAGAGAAACAACAAGTAATACAAAGGAAAAAGCGATTGAGGGGGTTACCGTTGGACTGATGGAAAATGGCGATACCGTTACTTGGGAGGCCACACATCTTGGAGTGAAACAAAAATTAACTGCTAAGATAATAGAGATGGAAAAACCATATAAATTTACTGATGTTATGGTTAAGGGAGCATTTCACTCATTTACACATATACACGAATTTATAGAATGTGGCACAGGGACTACTATGAAAGATACCTTTACTTATAAATCTCCCTTTGGCATGCTTGGAGTAATTGCTGACAAATTATTTTTAGAAAAATATATGAGAAACTTCATTGTAAATCGTGCAAAAGAGTTAAAAAGGATAGCTGAAAAAAAGTAA
- a CDS encoding argininosuccinate synthase, whose product MTKKKVVLAYSGGLDTSVAVQWLTDQGYEVVACCLDVGEGKDLNFIQQKALQVGAVNSYVIDAKEEFANEYALLALQARTYYEDKYPLVSALSRPLISKKLVEVAHKENATAVAHGCTGKGNDQVRFEVAIKALDPTLEVIAPVREWSWSREEEIEYAKTKNIPIPINLDSPYSIDQNLWGRSNECGILEDPWAAPPEDAFGLTTSIEKAPDEPDYLEIEFAKGVPVSLNGKDYPLSELILKLNEIAGKHGVGRIDHVENRLVGIKSREVYECPGAVTLLKAHKELEDITLVKDVAHFKPLVSQKLSELIYNGLWFSPLREALEAFIKETQQYVNGTVRVKLFKGHAIVEGRKSGNSLYDEKLATYTSDDQFDQSAAVGFIQLWGLPTEVHSTVNQKQKVKN is encoded by the coding sequence ATGACAAAGAAGAAAGTGGTGTTAGCGTATTCGGGCGGTTTGGATACTTCAGTGGCAGTTCAATGGCTTACCGATCAAGGATATGAAGTGGTAGCTTGCTGCTTGGATGTCGGTGAGGGAAAAGACTTGAACTTCATCCAGCAGAAAGCGTTGCAGGTAGGCGCGGTCAACAGCTATGTCATTGACGCAAAGGAAGAGTTTGCGAATGAATACGCATTGCTCGCATTGCAGGCACGCACTTACTATGAGGATAAATATCCGCTCGTTTCTGCTTTGTCCCGTCCTCTCATTTCCAAGAAGCTTGTCGAGGTGGCACATAAAGAAAATGCGACAGCTGTCGCCCATGGCTGTACCGGAAAAGGAAATGACCAAGTCCGTTTTGAAGTGGCAATTAAAGCATTGGATCCAACCTTAGAAGTCATAGCGCCTGTACGGGAATGGAGCTGGTCACGTGAAGAGGAGATCGAGTACGCCAAGACAAAAAATATTCCGATTCCGATCAATCTCGACAGCCCTTATTCCATCGATCAGAACCTTTGGGGCCGCAGCAATGAATGCGGTATATTGGAAGATCCATGGGCTGCGCCTCCAGAAGATGCATTTGGCTTGACGACTTCAATCGAAAAAGCACCGGATGAACCGGATTATTTGGAAATTGAATTTGCAAAAGGCGTACCGGTCAGCTTGAACGGCAAGGACTATCCGCTCAGCGAGCTCATCTTGAAATTAAACGAAATCGCCGGGAAACATGGGGTGGGACGAATCGACCATGTGGAAAACAGATTAGTAGGGATCAAATCGCGTGAAGTGTATGAGTGTCCAGGGGCAGTTACGTTGCTCAAGGCTCATAAGGAGCTGGAAGATATCACCTTAGTAAAGGATGTCGCTCACTTTAAACCACTCGTGTCGCAAAAGTTAAGCGAGCTCATTTACAATGGACTTTGGTTCTCTCCGCTCCGTGAGGCATTGGAAGCCTTTATCAAAGAAACACAGCAATATGTGAACGGAACAGTGCGCGTCAAGTTGTTTAAAGGGCATGCGATTGTGGAAGGCCGTAAATCTGGGAATTCCCTCTACGACGAAAAACTGGCTACGTATACATCCGACGATCAATTCGATCAATCGGCGGCGGTCGGTTTCATTCAACTGTGGGGATTGCCGACAGAAGTGCATAGTACAGTGAATCAAAAACAAAAAGTAAAAAATTGA
- a CDS encoding DUF6583 family protein yields the protein MEQQQPNEGGQRKSPKLLIILLTAFFVLAAGSVSAFFLLNKSPKAKYLLAETQTLSQMSELIQDRYKNEVDWLEVQKKKPVETTWDVSAEWNDPAAGYDMQEIQSIVNSTTLQLGQVKDPVKKEWEMNLSGSLGSVDVEIGQMYLTPERILLALPFTEKVLRFDDKDYGKMMKETDDSFTGDEKLGLSQLFEERYGFTEEFRTYIEKEYLQFLYKELPDEAFTSEKEEIDVFGDKMKVEKVEMTLSEEQVKDMLKKLFEKARNDQKLKALLKEQLTLSSLGEEVPRAEVAELIREFEDSLDKGIESMDQFVMPDGLKSTVWHQKQSIVKREFYMTIGPSEDDVVTFDVKGDQLLKQDGQKWNYEITGINEYDEEEVLVFKGDLNWKDGKSNDEMSLGYDDAEFLYEGNEELKGKKRTFTRTFSFSDGYSTPKVIWSGDATHEKDSMKANHEFSFEEESLGSNTINLHVKQQGKIVKKVDMPDPNKNVVNLGDMTSDELDAFIEEDLQEDFMRWLEDLMEDLQNEFEGL from the coding sequence ATGGAACAACAACAGCCAAATGAAGGGGGACAGAGGAAATCCCCGAAACTTCTTATCATTTTATTGACCGCTTTTTTTGTTCTGGCGGCAGGCAGTGTTTCGGCTTTCTTTCTGTTGAATAAATCTCCAAAGGCGAAATATTTATTGGCCGAAACACAAACATTGAGCCAAATGAGTGAATTAATTCAAGACCGGTATAAAAATGAAGTGGATTGGTTGGAAGTACAAAAGAAGAAGCCGGTAGAAACGACTTGGGATGTTTCAGCAGAGTGGAATGACCCGGCTGCCGGTTACGACATGCAAGAAATCCAGTCCATCGTGAACAGCACGACTTTACAGCTTGGGCAAGTGAAGGACCCTGTGAAAAAAGAGTGGGAAATGAACTTGAGTGGATCGCTAGGCAGTGTGGATGTAGAAATCGGTCAAATGTATTTGACGCCGGAACGGATCTTGCTTGCGCTTCCTTTCACAGAGAAAGTACTTCGCTTTGACGACAAGGATTACGGTAAAATGATGAAGGAGACAGACGATTCCTTCACTGGTGATGAAAAACTAGGCTTATCTCAACTATTTGAGGAGCGTTACGGATTTACAGAGGAATTCCGGACATATATCGAAAAAGAATATTTGCAATTCCTCTATAAGGAACTGCCGGATGAGGCATTTACAAGTGAAAAAGAGGAAATTGATGTTTTCGGCGACAAGATGAAAGTCGAAAAAGTCGAGATGACCCTATCTGAAGAACAAGTTAAAGATATGTTAAAGAAGCTGTTTGAGAAAGCTCGCAACGACCAAAAATTAAAAGCCTTATTGAAAGAGCAATTGACACTCTCTTCTCTTGGCGAAGAAGTGCCTAGAGCGGAAGTGGCTGAATTGATCCGGGAATTTGAAGATAGTTTGGATAAAGGAATAGAATCGATGGATCAGTTTGTGATGCCTGACGGACTGAAATCGACTGTGTGGCATCAGAAGCAAAGTATCGTGAAACGGGAATTCTACATGACAATCGGTCCATCCGAAGATGATGTCGTCACATTCGATGTGAAGGGCGACCAGCTATTGAAACAAGATGGCCAGAAGTGGAACTATGAAATAACCGGGATCAATGAATATGATGAGGAAGAAGTTCTAGTATTCAAAGGAGATTTGAACTGGAAGGACGGAAAGTCAAATGACGAAATGTCATTAGGTTATGACGATGCTGAATTTCTATATGAAGGGAACGAAGAGCTGAAAGGGAAGAAACGTACCTTTACAAGAACCTTCAGTTTCAGTGATGGCTATTCTACTCCTAAAGTTATTTGGAGTGGTGACGCAACCCACGAGAAAGATTCGATGAAAGCGAATCATGAATTCTCCTTTGAAGAAGAATCGCTTGGAAGCAATACGATCAATCTACATGTAAAGCAACAAGGGAAAATCGTGAAGAAAGTAGATATGCCGGATCCGAATAAAAATGTTGTCAATCTTGGTGATATGACCTCGGATGAGTTGGATGCGTTCATTGAAGAAGATTTGCAAGAAGATTTCATGAGATGGCTAGAAGATTTGATGGAAGACTTGCAGAACGAGTTTGAGGGTCTTTAA
- a CDS encoding ABC transporter permease has translation MHAIRNTIFFMKEDAKQLKKKWGTLLLLFLFPLFLIALVLLLVAGILIPDEEEPIRVAIVDEDQTKESKLISKLLVETASGNSFLQMTSASMDEAERLMKEDKISTYFSLPPEFTEKLYEGESVTLPIVGNPSRPVDSYLTKELIDSLARYIASAQANILTINEFAKETPMSREERLEMMFSQFMNFTLFTLGKDKLVDEEVIMNAATSAPKNYYMVSGWFISLTVWILGVYNVLQSEERPSMTIRLRLLGVTGRQRTFSRLSMSVLYSMGLAIPLFIGLIQFADVDFYIIDYVRVFLFISLYGLTLASCFALIGVWFRSGKTILFLQCSIGALAVFLSGAIVPVLYFPQSLQPIFPYVFSYSDLKWVMELVLEGRNYANYTVAAFQAIAFMLLLFLSLTWKERRRVV, from the coding sequence TTGCATGCGATTCGGAATACGATCTTTTTTATGAAAGAAGATGCAAAACAGTTGAAGAAGAAGTGGGGAACCCTTCTTCTTCTTTTTCTATTTCCGTTATTTCTCATAGCGCTTGTGCTACTTTTGGTTGCGGGCATTCTTATCCCGGATGAGGAGGAACCGATCCGCGTTGCAATCGTCGATGAGGATCAAACAAAAGAATCCAAGCTGATCAGTAAATTACTTGTCGAGACGGCAAGCGGCAATTCGTTCTTGCAGATGACAAGTGCATCCATGGACGAAGCCGAGCGGCTAATGAAGGAGGATAAAATCAGTACGTATTTTTCATTGCCGCCAGAGTTTACTGAAAAATTATATGAGGGTGAGTCGGTTACTTTACCGATCGTCGGAAATCCTTCGAGGCCAGTCGACAGTTACTTGACTAAAGAACTGATTGATAGCTTGGCACGTTATATCGCATCTGCCCAAGCGAACATACTGACCATCAACGAATTTGCGAAAGAAACCCCCATGTCACGGGAAGAACGTTTGGAAATGATGTTTAGCCAGTTTATGAATTTTACGCTTTTCACATTAGGCAAAGATAAACTGGTCGATGAAGAGGTGATCATGAATGCTGCCACCTCAGCACCAAAGAATTATTACATGGTGTCTGGTTGGTTTATCTCTTTGACAGTTTGGATATTGGGCGTTTACAACGTTTTACAGAGTGAGGAACGGCCGTCCATGACGATACGGCTGAGACTTCTCGGAGTAACAGGCAGGCAACGAACCTTTTCCAGATTGTCTATGTCTGTCCTTTATTCAATGGGGCTTGCTATTCCGCTATTTATCGGGTTGATACAATTTGCCGACGTCGATTTTTACATAATAGATTATGTGCGTGTATTCTTATTCATCAGTTTGTATGGACTCACGCTGGCCAGCTGTTTTGCTTTAATTGGCGTCTGGTTCAGATCCGGGAAAACAATTTTGTTTTTACAATGTAGTATTGGTGCTTTAGCAGTGTTTTTAAGCGGTGCCATTGTGCCTGTCCTGTATTTCCCGCAATCACTGCAGCCCATTTTTCCATATGTATTTTCCTACAGTGATTTGAAATGGGTGATGGAGCTTGTTTTGGAAGGTAGAAATTATGCCAATTACACTGTCGCAGCTTTCCAAGCAATCGCATTCATGCTCCTATTGTTTCTATCTCTCACGTGGAAAGAGAGGCGGCGGGTAGTATGA
- a CDS encoding ABC transporter permease, with amino-acid sequence MTLLRLRKEWKSVMIWLLLPIILTIVIVKGLGEFQQNAKVPIALIVEDESVLAAELAASIAEMELLSVHDMDLDEALFRLKQHELDSVFVIKEGYGERIHSNQRNRLIEAYSSNRSFAYPSLSETVMSLAQQDISRAKAAYVIQQIFHEFDMDHKWDYNRIIDASIERQRTESLLHTSFTFEKGAVKQQTVPFLNVWGIWALFAIISAFFLFDWMIKESRPSIKVRWLYAATSFQAYSVRLLAIYTLMTLVADGLALLMFAQILETNVTVRFVLSLLVFRTTLNLFSFLLAILFERQIMYYVTGMAVSIMLTIAGGGILPMERLAGKWPWIEMISPVRSLMTNSMPVIWLFPLAVLLVGWIWRGGKRIA; translated from the coding sequence ATGACTTTACTTCGTTTGCGTAAAGAATGGAAAAGCGTAATGATTTGGCTGCTTTTGCCGATCATTTTAACCATTGTTATCGTCAAAGGACTCGGGGAGTTCCAGCAGAATGCAAAGGTTCCAATTGCATTGATTGTCGAGGATGAGTCCGTTTTAGCGGCAGAATTGGCGGCAAGCATTGCTGAGATGGAATTGTTATCAGTCCATGATATGGATTTGGATGAAGCGTTGTTTCGATTGAAGCAGCATGAGCTGGACAGTGTATTTGTCATTAAGGAGGGGTACGGTGAACGCATCCATTCGAACCAAAGGAATCGGCTGATCGAGGCTTATTCATCGAATCGTTCCTTTGCTTATCCAAGTCTGTCTGAGACGGTTATGTCGCTGGCACAGCAAGATATATCGAGAGCGAAGGCCGCCTATGTCATCCAACAGATTTTTCATGAATTCGATATGGATCATAAATGGGATTATAACAGGATTATTGATGCGAGTATTGAAAGACAACGAACCGAGAGCTTATTGCATACGAGTTTTACATTTGAAAAAGGGGCAGTCAAACAGCAAACAGTACCGTTTTTGAATGTTTGGGGCATTTGGGCACTGTTTGCCATCATCAGTGCATTTTTCCTTTTTGATTGGATGATCAAAGAAAGCAGACCGTCGATAAAAGTAAGATGGCTGTATGCGGCGACAAGCTTTCAAGCTTATTCGGTCCGTTTGTTGGCGATCTACACCTTAATGACACTCGTCGCAGATGGTTTGGCATTGCTTATGTTTGCACAAATCCTAGAGACCAATGTGACGGTGCGATTTGTCTTATCCTTGCTGGTGTTCAGAACGACGTTGAATCTCTTTTCCTTTTTGCTAGCCATTCTGTTTGAAAGACAAATTATGTACTACGTAACGGGGATGGCGGTTAGTATCATGCTGACGATTGCAGGAGGTGGCATCCTCCCGATGGAACGGCTTGCCGGCAAATGGCCGTGGATCGAGATGATCAGCCCTGTACGTTCACTTATGACAAATTCAATGCCGGTCATATGGTTGTTTCCGTTAGCCGTCTTGCTTGTTGGTTGGATATGGAGAGGAGGGAAGCGAATTGCTTGA
- a CDS encoding ABC transporter ATP-binding protein, whose protein sequence is MLELNGVRKSYKRKQVLQDVTFQIQEGEIVGLVGENGAGKSTLLQLIATAMEPSAGELRLNGNRYEDDMKNIRKRIGYVPQEISVWDEYTVEENMRFFERLSWKRRSPEECRQLCLDLQLTQWTEPVHALSGGMKRKLNLAISLLHNPILLLLDEPTVGIDLKSKTEIGSYLKRLAKEEGKTILYTSHDMDEILSLCDRVLSIGEDPFYFELLQARGIQVERLY, encoded by the coding sequence TTGCTTGAATTGAATGGAGTCCGAAAGAGCTACAAGCGAAAGCAAGTTTTGCAGGATGTGACGTTTCAAATACAGGAAGGGGAGATCGTCGGCCTTGTAGGCGAAAACGGGGCGGGGAAATCCACCCTTCTTCAATTAATTGCCACAGCAATGGAACCTTCTGCCGGAGAACTTCGTTTAAATGGCAACCGATATGAGGATGACATGAAGAACATACGAAAAAGGATTGGCTACGTCCCGCAGGAGATTTCAGTTTGGGATGAGTATACGGTAGAAGAGAATATGAGATTCTTTGAAAGACTCTCGTGGAAGAGGCGCTCGCCTGAGGAATGCCGGCAGCTTTGCCTCGATCTTCAATTGACCCAATGGACGGAGCCGGTCCATGCTCTCTCTGGAGGAATGAAGCGTAAATTGAACTTGGCAATCAGTCTTCTCCATAATCCGATTTTGCTATTATTAGACGAGCCAACTGTCGGAATCGATTTGAAATCAAAGACGGAAATTGGTTCCTATTTGAAGCGGCTGGCGAAGGAGGAAGGGAAAACGATCTTATATACCTCTCATGACATGGATGAAATTTTATCGCTATGCGATCGGGTGCTATCCATAGGAGAAGATCCGTTTTATTTTGAATTATTGCAAGCGCGGGGCATCCAGGTGGAACGGCTGTATTAG
- a CDS encoding YdcF family protein, giving the protein MNEELIKRKKLAVAVGLIILLCGIAIWVMTGKWIQDGMRPVADGSKEYAVILGAKVNGETPSLTLKYRLEEALAYAEAHPDVILILSGGQGPDEGISEAEAMRRYLLQNGVDEQRLLIEDQSTSTYENLLFTKWLLPETVDELTIISSDFHLARAKKLARDLGIQSDVVIAKTPVSVQAKQNIRERLALIKTMIVGK; this is encoded by the coding sequence GTGAATGAAGAGTTGATTAAACGAAAAAAGTTGGCGGTGGCTGTGGGGCTTATCATCTTATTATGCGGTATTGCAATCTGGGTGATGACAGGCAAGTGGATCCAGGACGGCATGAGGCCCGTCGCAGATGGTTCCAAGGAATATGCAGTGATTCTTGGTGCGAAAGTGAACGGCGAAACACCTTCCTTAACGTTGAAATACCGTTTGGAAGAAGCTTTGGCATATGCGGAAGCCCATCCAGATGTGATTCTGATCCTTTCAGGAGGACAAGGCCCTGATGAGGGAATCAGTGAAGCGGAAGCAATGCGCCGCTATCTTTTGCAAAATGGGGTAGATGAACAGCGTCTGCTCATAGAGGATCAATCCACTTCCACTTATGAGAATCTGCTGTTTACGAAATGGCTTCTCCCTGAGACAGTGGATGAATTGACTATCATTTCAAGCGACTTCCACTTGGCTAGAGCTAAAAAACTTGCCCGTGACCTCGGCATCCAATCCGATGTAGTCATCGCAAAAACGCCAGTTTCTGTTCAAGCGAAGCAAAACATTAGGGAACGTCTGGCGTTAATCAAAACAATGATCGTTGGAAAGTGA
- a CDS encoding histidinol-phosphatase HisJ family protein gives MFDYHMHSSFSGDCNIDMEDMVKGAIRQSLTEICFTDHVDYDYPDDSILFDFDKKLYAERIKQLQEIYQGQIRIKKGVEIGVQPHILQKCGEMVEEEGFDFVICSLHTVARKGLHYGELFEGRTVDEASAIYYEELLHCVKHFDSYSLLGHIDLIKRYAKEKASSNFHNVLRQIFEIIIPAGKGIELNTSGVRYGLDCGLPSEDVLKLYKQCGGEIITLGSDAHKPEDIAFQFKESAELLRSIGFRYMTTFEQMKPQFHPIDQL, from the coding sequence ATGTTTGATTACCATATGCACAGTTCATTTTCAGGAGATTGCAATATTGACATGGAAGACATGGTAAAAGGAGCGATTCGGCAAAGCTTGACTGAGATCTGTTTTACCGATCATGTCGACTATGATTATCCGGACGATTCAATCCTCTTCGATTTCGATAAAAAATTGTATGCCGAACGAATCAAGCAACTGCAAGAAATATATCAAGGCCAAATTCGCATCAAAAAGGGTGTGGAGATCGGTGTCCAGCCCCACATATTGCAGAAATGCGGGGAGATGGTGGAGGAAGAAGGATTCGATTTCGTTATTTGCTCACTACATACTGTCGCGAGAAAAGGATTGCACTACGGAGAATTATTCGAAGGCCGGACGGTGGATGAAGCGTCTGCAATTTATTATGAAGAGCTGCTGCATTGCGTGAAGCATTTCGATTCGTATTCTCTCTTGGGCCACATCGATCTCATCAAACGATATGCGAAAGAAAAGGCTTCCTCCAATTTCCATAATGTGTTACGACAAATTTTCGAGATTATCATTCCTGCGGGGAAAGGGATTGAACTAAATACGTCAGGTGTCCGTTATGGACTGGACTGTGGATTGCCTAGCGAGGATGTCTTGAAATTGTATAAGCAATGTGGGGGTGAAATCATCACGTTAGGTTCGGATGCGCATAAACCGGAAGACATTGCATTCCAATTCAAGGAGTCCGCTGAATTGTTGCGATCGATTGGATTCCGCTATATGACAACATTTGAACAGATGAAACCGCAGTTCCATCCGATCGATCAATTATAA
- a CDS encoding ATP phosphoribosyltransferase regulatory subunit produces the protein MNSLERSEVYEQVVGKVSRRFEAYGYAKIRTPAFEAYDLYSKIDSSIPRREMIKVIDPTGDVLVLRPDVTIPITKELSHVYGRLTSERRYYYIQEVFRQAGPDLSPIEQTQAGVEFFGCSSPEADAETIALAVRTLKDLRFAEIKIEIGYPDLIDSLIQQMEMDSRQKLQLRQLILSKNLAELQGLLREAKIDGQLAAAVETITQVYGRPELVAAQMAGLGLDFSMDGIVEYIQEVCRLLEIYGCKEEIILDFSLLNNMDYYSGLIFQGYVEGLGRPVVMGGRYDKLGETFDADLPAIGFAIEIEPIVESIGDRMTTVPASQSVGIYYSGTELEEAILLAEQLRERNYPVVMSPLQNQDLNVPKAYTVLLQKEVKTVLAKEESHQFLTTTDVGMFFEKEG, from the coding sequence ATGAATTCACTTGAACGTTCGGAAGTATATGAACAGGTCGTGGGAAAGGTGTCCCGTCGATTTGAAGCATACGGATATGCCAAAATCCGAACGCCTGCGTTTGAAGCCTATGATCTTTATTCGAAGATTGACAGCTCCATTCCGCGGCGTGAAATGATCAAAGTCATCGATCCGACTGGCGATGTGCTGGTCCTGCGTCCAGACGTGACGATACCGATTACTAAGGAATTGTCTCATGTGTACGGACGGCTGACAAGCGAGCGGCGTTATTATTACATCCAAGAAGTGTTTCGCCAGGCAGGTCCCGATTTGAGTCCCATCGAGCAGACGCAAGCAGGTGTCGAATTTTTCGGATGCAGTTCACCTGAGGCGGATGCCGAGACGATTGCATTAGCAGTCAGGACGTTGAAGGACCTTCGATTCGCGGAAATAAAAATTGAAATAGGGTATCCCGACTTGATCGACAGCCTGATTCAGCAAATGGAGATGGATAGTCGGCAAAAGTTGCAGTTGCGGCAGCTGATCCTGTCAAAAAATTTGGCAGAGTTGCAGGGGCTGCTTCGCGAAGCGAAGATAGACGGACAGTTGGCAGCAGCGGTCGAAACGATCACGCAAGTATACGGAAGACCGGAACTTGTGGCTGCCCAGATGGCTGGCTTAGGATTGGATTTCTCCATGGACGGAATTGTGGAGTATATCCAAGAGGTTTGCCGTCTGCTGGAGATTTACGGTTGCAAGGAGGAAATCATCCTTGATTTCAGCTTGTTGAACAACATGGATTATTATTCGGGTCTCATATTTCAAGGCTATGTAGAAGGGCTCGGAAGGCCGGTCGTGATGGGGGGACGGTATGACAAACTTGGCGAGACATTTGATGCCGATCTTCCAGCGATTGGATTCGCCATTGAGATTGAGCCGATTGTCGAGTCGATCGGTGACAGGATGACAACCGTTCCGGCCAGTCAAAGTGTCGGTATTTATTACAGCGGTACCGAACTGGAAGAGGCAATCCTTCTTGCTGAACAATTGAGGGAACGAAACTACCCGGTCGTGATGAGCCCGCTTCAAAACCAAGATTTGAATGTACCGAAAGCCTACACCGTCCTGTTGCAAAAAGAAGTAAAAACGGTTCTCGCAAAAGAGGAGAGCCATCAATTCCTCACAACGACAGATGTCGGAATGTTCTTTGAAAAGGAGGGGTGA
- the hisG gene encoding ATP phosphoribosyltransferase produces the protein METLTIAMAKGRTTNRALEILSRMGIRFSVHPEDSRKLVFTDDTGTIKLLQVKAVDVPTYVEKGAADLGIVGKDIVMEDVPNVYELADLDIGKCKIAVAGFPQTMLCNNTTLTVATKYPNVAKAYFDQKGFRTDIIKLNGSIELAPLIGLADVIVDIVETGTTLKENGLVILEEIGDISARLIVNKASYAIKTASIRQFIDSMNAEVKLQS, from the coding sequence TTGGAAACATTGACAATCGCCATGGCGAAAGGCAGGACGACCAATCGCGCATTGGAGATTTTATCTCGAATGGGCATTCGGTTTTCCGTCCATCCAGAAGACAGCAGAAAACTTGTGTTTACCGATGATACGGGGACCATTAAACTGCTGCAAGTCAAAGCGGTAGATGTACCCACTTATGTGGAGAAAGGTGCTGCCGATCTCGGAATCGTCGGCAAAGATATCGTCATGGAAGACGTGCCGAATGTCTATGAATTGGCTGATCTAGATATAGGGAAATGCAAAATTGCCGTGGCAGGATTTCCGCAGACAATGTTGTGTAATAACACCACTTTGACAGTGGCAACGAAATACCCGAATGTGGCGAAAGCCTATTTTGATCAGAAGGGTTTCCGGACAGACATCATCAAGCTGAATGGATCGATTGAATTAGCGCCATTGATCGGCCTTGCGGATGTCATTGTGGATATCGTGGAAACAGGCACTACGCTCAAGGAGAATGGGTTGGTCATCTTGGAGGAGATCGGCGATATTAGTGCCAGGCTGATCGTCAATAAAGCGAGTTATGCCATCAAAACGGCAAGTATACGGCAATTTATCGATTCTATGAATGCGGAGGTCAAATTACAATCATGA